DNA from Actinomycetota bacterium:
TTGGCTACTCAGATGTTGGTCGCGCCACCGGACTCAGCCTGACCAAACTGACCGCTCAGGCCGGTGTCGCCGCAATGGAGGACGCCGGCCTCAAGCCAACGGACATCGACGGGTTGGTGACCCACAGCTTCCCAAATCAATTCGTCTCTTCCACGCACACCGCAGCGATGCTCGGCATTCCTGATCTGGCCTTCTACTCGGGCAATGTCGATGGAGCTGCCTACAGCGTGGCTGCCATGCATGCGATTGCCGCCATCGAGTCGGGCTCGGCCGAGACCGTTCTGACTTTTCGCACGGTGCACAAGGCCGGCCAAGGCGGGGAGACCTTTAGGGGTGGTGGAGGTCCGCAGACCATTCCAGGCAACATGCAGCTCGCCATGCCCTACGGCTCCATTGCAGGTCCGCACTGGGCTGGCATGTACATGACCCGCCATATGGCCATGTACGGCTCCACCGAGGAGGACTTTGGCTCCTTCGCGATTGCGCAGCGCAAGTTCGCAGTAGCCAACCCAACTGAGTCCTTCTTCCATGAAGAACTCACGATGGATGACTACCTCAACTCGCGCTACATCGCAAAGCCGCTGCACCTCTTGGACTGCGACTACCCAGTCGACTCATCCAGCGCGCTGATCTTCACGACCGAAGAACGTGCACGCGACATGAAGCAGAAGCCAGTGTTCTTCGACTCGTGGGCCAACGG
Protein-coding regions in this window:
- a CDS encoding thiolase family protein; the protein is MSKKNRVAIVGVGYSDVGRATGLSLTKLTAQAGVAAMEDAGLKPTDIDGLVTHSFPNQFVSSTHTAAMLGIPDLAFYSGNVDGAAYSVAAMHAIAAIESGSAETVLTFRTVHKAGQGGETFRGGGGPQTIPGNMQLAMPYGSIAGPHWAGMYMTRHMAMYGSTEEDFGSFAIAQRKFAVANPTESFFHEELTMDDYLNSRYIAKPLHLLDCDYPVDSSSALIFTTEERARDMKQKPVFFDSWANGTTKEADFSLVEDMTHSSPWMASRRMWSRSDLKPKDVQTAGLYDGFSFIAMQWLEALGFAEEGGSGAFVRSGATSATGSLPTNTDGGACNVGRRHGANFFIEVTRQLRGTAGDRALPNNPKVGVVSNAVGGFAACALLTAD